The proteins below come from a single Serratia ficaria genomic window:
- a CDS encoding ABC transporter ATP-binding protein, with protein MIELSVEDLHLTYGDNPVLKGVSMELKRGEVVSLLGPSGSGKTTLLRAVAGLEKPSQGRIVIGSNAVYDGSARSEIPAEERNLGLVFQSYALWPHKTVFENVAYPLKLRKIAAAEITRRVQAVLEQLGLGHLGQRHPHQLSGGQQQRVAIGRALVYNPPVILLDEPLSNLDAKLREEARVFLRELIIKLGLSALMVTHDQNEAMAISDRILLLNNGKIEQQGTPQEMYGSPSTLFTAEFMGSNNRLPGKVVTLEGDRARIEGKDWALWGLAGAGLQVGQEGIAVIRVERVRLGEDPQGNQLELPLLTSMYLGDRWEYLFRTVAEDLVVRAYGGEVREQALCRLSLPAEQVWIFPKG; from the coding sequence ATGATTGAACTTTCGGTAGAAGACCTGCATTTGACCTACGGCGACAACCCGGTGTTGAAAGGGGTGTCGATGGAGCTGAAACGCGGCGAGGTGGTCTCCCTGCTGGGGCCGTCGGGCAGCGGCAAAACCACCCTGCTGCGCGCGGTGGCCGGGCTGGAAAAACCGAGCCAGGGGCGCATCGTCATCGGCAGCAATGCGGTGTACGACGGCAGCGCGCGCAGCGAAATTCCCGCCGAGGAGCGCAACCTGGGGCTGGTATTCCAGTCCTACGCCCTGTGGCCGCATAAAACGGTGTTTGAAAACGTCGCTTATCCGCTGAAGCTGCGTAAAATCGCCGCGGCGGAAATCACCCGGCGGGTGCAGGCGGTGCTCGAGCAGCTGGGGTTGGGGCACCTGGGCCAGCGCCACCCGCATCAGCTGTCCGGCGGCCAGCAGCAGCGGGTGGCGATAGGGCGCGCGCTGGTGTACAACCCGCCGGTGATCCTGCTGGACGAACCGCTGTCGAACCTGGACGCCAAGCTGCGCGAAGAGGCGCGGGTGTTCCTGCGCGAACTGATCATCAAGCTCGGGCTGTCGGCGCTGATGGTGACCCACGATCAGAACGAAGCGATGGCCATCTCCGATCGCATTCTGCTGCTCAACAACGGCAAAATCGAGCAGCAGGGCACGCCGCAGGAAATGTACGGTTCGCCGTCCACGCTGTTTACCGCCGAGTTTATGGGCAGCAACAACCGCCTGCCCGGCAAGGTTGTGACGCTGGAGGGCGACAGGGCGCGCATCGAAGGCAAGGACTGGGCGCTGTGGGGGCTGGCGGGCGCCGGACTGCAGGTCGGCCAGGAGGGCATTGCGGTGATCCGCGTGGAGCGCGTGCGGCTGGGGGAGGATCCGCAGGGCAACCAGCTCGAACTGCCGCTGCTGACCAGCATGTACCTCGGCGATCGCTGGGAATACCTGTTCCGTACGGTGGCCGAAGACCTCGTGGTGCGCGCCTACGGCGGCGAGGTGCGCGAGCAGGCGCTGTGCCGGCTGTCCCTGCCGGCAGAACAGGTATGGATTTTCCCCAAAGGCTAG
- a CDS encoding ABC transporter permease, which produces MKAWRRKWQSLPRGAVVLITALVIYVPLSFIIIQSFLSAPFFSPSKVFSLEAFEFIFTDPDFYKALKSGFILAFGLVVIAIPLGGILAFLMVRTDLPGRRLIEPLILVPIFVSPMVLGFGYVVAAGPVGFFSLWAEALLGFVPWNIYSMASIVAIAGLTHVPHAYLYISSALRSVGSDVEEAARTAGATPLQVMTAVSLPMVRPSILYAGVLLFFLGLEVFGLMLVLGDPEGNLVLATYLYQLTNKLGTPSYHLMAAVAVVLICITIPLVMLQRRLMRTANRFVTVKGKASQARALPLGKWRWVAGAVVVFWLTVTIGVPLVGVVLRAFISNWGVGVSIWDELSLNTFRTIWQQPNLLRAIVNSMAIGVIGGALAVVCYLFIGIAMHRKPDGATRFLDYSVLVPRAVPGLLAGLAFLWVFLFLPMWLDKSLKEGWLSALPVAEWLRENLIVWLRSLRSTIFSVWLAYTVVWMAYGLRLISSTLLQVGPELEEAARSTGATRGQITRHVTIPLSRYGLIGSWLLMFLIFEREYSTGVYLLSPGTETIGSMLVSLWAAGAIDIVAALSFINILLVVLGLGIALRFGVKLHD; this is translated from the coding sequence ATGAAAGCATGGCGCAGAAAATGGCAGAGCCTGCCGCGCGGCGCGGTGGTGCTGATAACCGCGCTGGTTATCTACGTTCCGCTGTCGTTCATCATCATTCAAAGTTTCCTCTCCGCGCCCTTTTTTTCCCCTTCGAAGGTGTTCAGCCTCGAAGCCTTCGAGTTTATCTTTACCGACCCGGATTTCTACAAAGCGCTGAAAAGCGGTTTTATTCTGGCCTTCGGGCTGGTGGTGATCGCCATTCCGCTGGGCGGCATCCTGGCCTTTCTGATGGTCAGGACCGACTTGCCCGGCCGCCGGCTGATTGAGCCGCTGATCCTGGTGCCGATCTTCGTGTCGCCGATGGTGCTGGGCTTCGGCTATGTGGTGGCCGCCGGGCCGGTCGGTTTCTTTTCGCTGTGGGCGGAGGCGCTGCTGGGCTTTGTGCCGTGGAACATCTACTCGATGGCCAGCATCGTGGCGATCGCCGGGCTGACGCACGTTCCCCACGCCTATCTGTACATTTCCTCGGCGCTGCGCAGCGTGGGTTCCGACGTGGAGGAAGCGGCGCGCACCGCCGGGGCGACGCCGCTGCAGGTGATGACCGCGGTCAGCCTGCCGATGGTGCGACCGTCGATCCTGTACGCCGGCGTGCTGCTGTTCTTCCTCGGGCTGGAGGTGTTCGGCCTGATGCTGGTGCTGGGCGATCCGGAAGGCAACCTGGTGCTGGCGACCTATCTGTATCAGCTGACCAACAAGCTGGGCACGCCGTCTTATCACCTGATGGCGGCGGTGGCGGTGGTGCTTATCTGCATCACCATTCCGCTGGTGATGCTGCAACGCCGGCTGATGCGCACCGCCAACCGTTTCGTTACCGTCAAGGGCAAGGCGTCGCAGGCCCGCGCGCTGCCGCTGGGCAAATGGCGCTGGGTGGCCGGCGCGGTGGTGGTGTTCTGGCTGACCGTCACCATCGGCGTGCCGCTGGTGGGCGTGGTGCTGCGCGCCTTTATCTCCAACTGGGGGGTAGGGGTGTCGATTTGGGACGAGCTGTCGCTCAATACCTTCCGCACCATCTGGCAGCAGCCCAACCTGTTGCGCGCCATCGTCAACTCGATGGCCATAGGGGTGATCGGCGGGGCGCTGGCGGTGGTCTGTTATCTGTTTATCGGCATCGCCATGCACCGCAAGCCGGACGGCGCGACCCGCTTTCTCGATTACAGCGTGCTGGTGCCGCGCGCGGTGCCGGGGCTGTTGGCCGGCCTGGCGTTCCTGTGGGTGTTCCTGTTCCTGCCGATGTGGCTGGACAAGTCGCTGAAAGAGGGCTGGCTGTCGGCGCTGCCGGTGGCCGAATGGCTGCGGGAAAACCTGATCGTCTGGCTGCGTTCGCTGCGCAGCACCATCTTCAGCGTTTGGCTGGCGTACACCGTGGTGTGGATGGCCTATGGCCTGCGGCTGATCTCCTCGACGCTGCTGCAGGTGGGGCCCGAACTGGAGGAGGCCGCGCGCAGCACCGGCGCGACCCGCGGCCAGATCACCCGCCACGTGACCATTCCGCTGTCGCGTTACGGCCTGATCGGCTCCTGGCTGCTGATGTTCCTGATCTTCGAACGAGAATATTCCACCGGGGTGTATCTGCTTTCCCCGGGCACGGAGACCATCGGCTCGATGCTGGTTTCCCTGTGGGCGGCGGGGGCGATCGACATCGTCGCCGCGCTATCGTTCATTAACATCCTGCTGGTGGTGTTGGGGTTGGGGATCGCCCTGCGCTTCGGAGTGAAATTACATGATTGA
- a CDS encoding ABC transporter substrate-binding protein has translation MLTRISASVVAMAILGSVPAYAAFPAGYPADYQKLVDGAKKEGKVVIYSTTDTKAAGPLIQGFEALYPGVKVEYNDMNSTELYNRFISEQAAGGTSGDVVWSSSMDTALKLASDYAQEYASPELGQLPKWAVWQQKAYGTTYEPVVFIYNKRLIPQNEAPDSHAALAKLIAGQTDKFKKKVTTYDIEKSGLGFMLSVQDFKADPDYFKTLADVAKGGLAVQSSTGTMMERVSSGENLIGFNILGSYAEARAKSDPSLGIAYPKDYTLVLSRVSFISKEATNANAARLWFDYVLSEKGQSILANQADIPSIRNDIEGKNDIDGMTKLLGKALKPIPVDESLLEYLQPAKRLDYIKQWRTAAAK, from the coding sequence ATGTTGACAAGAATCAGTGCGTCTGTGGTCGCCATGGCCATATTGGGTTCCGTTCCCGCTTATGCCGCCTTCCCGGCGGGCTACCCCGCCGACTACCAGAAGCTGGTCGACGGCGCGAAAAAAGAAGGCAAGGTGGTGATCTATTCCACCACCGACACCAAGGCGGCGGGGCCGCTGATTCAGGGATTCGAAGCGCTGTATCCGGGCGTGAAGGTCGAATACAACGACATGAACAGCACCGAGCTGTACAACCGCTTTATCAGCGAACAGGCGGCGGGCGGCACCAGCGGCGACGTGGTGTGGAGCTCGTCGATGGACACCGCGCTGAAGCTGGCGAGCGATTATGCGCAGGAGTACGCCTCTCCCGAGCTGGGTCAACTGCCGAAATGGGCGGTATGGCAACAAAAAGCCTACGGCACCACCTACGAGCCGGTGGTGTTCATCTATAACAAACGCCTGATCCCGCAAAACGAAGCGCCGGATTCCCATGCCGCGCTGGCCAAGCTGATCGCCGGCCAGACCGACAAGTTCAAGAAGAAAGTCACCACTTACGACATCGAAAAGTCCGGTCTGGGCTTCATGCTGTCGGTGCAGGACTTCAAGGCCGATCCTGATTACTTCAAGACGTTGGCCGACGTGGCCAAGGGCGGGTTGGCGGTGCAGTCCTCCACCGGCACCATGATGGAGCGCGTCTCTTCCGGCGAGAACCTGATCGGTTTCAACATCCTCGGATCTTATGCCGAAGCCCGCGCCAAGAGCGACCCGTCGCTCGGCATCGCCTATCCGAAGGACTATACCCTGGTGCTGTCGCGCGTGAGCTTTATCAGCAAGGAGGCGACCAACGCCAATGCCGCCAGGCTGTGGTTCGACTATGTCCTGTCGGAAAAAGGGCAAAGCATTCTCGCCAACCAGGCGGATATCCCGTCGATTCGCAACGATATTGAAGGCAAGAACGATATCGACGGCATGACCAAGCTGCTGGGGAAAGCGCTGAAGCCGATCCCGGTGGATGAGAGCCTGCTGGAATACCTGCAGCCGGCCAAGCGTCTGGACTATATCAAGCAGTGGCGCACCGCCGCGGCAAAATAA
- a CDS encoding DMT family transporter has translation MAITHEESFYRRKSVIAPFFLILIWSTGFIAARAVAEHADPNLFLTFRFLAAAAVFALLAANCAWPKGGQFIMHLLTGMLMNGVYLAASWWAVANGLAAGVMSLIGGLQPLFTALIFALVLRKPIGLRSWAGLAIGFIGVALVLSPRLTGIDIGNMALLPILLGFGSIVALTIGIMVQKSSLAAADLRAAGAIQHLGAALVTGALAAVMGSGQWDNSPTLWFSLLWSAGVLSLGGTALFIWMVRHGDLTRITALMLLVPPAAALQAYLLFSEALSPVQLAGFVLTLLGVAIVQKIRLLRRSRLRA, from the coding sequence ATGGCAATTACCCACGAGGAAAGTTTTTATCGGCGCAAATCCGTTATCGCGCCGTTTTTCCTGATATTGATCTGGTCGACCGGATTTATCGCCGCTCGCGCGGTGGCGGAGCATGCGGATCCCAATCTCTTTCTGACTTTCCGCTTCCTGGCAGCCGCCGCGGTGTTTGCCTTGCTGGCCGCCAACTGCGCCTGGCCTAAAGGGGGGCAGTTCATCATGCACCTGCTTACCGGCATGCTGATGAACGGCGTGTATCTCGCCGCCAGCTGGTGGGCGGTGGCGAACGGTCTTGCCGCCGGCGTCATGTCGTTGATCGGTGGCCTGCAGCCGTTGTTCACGGCGCTGATCTTTGCATTGGTGTTGCGCAAACCGATAGGCCTGCGCTCCTGGGCGGGGCTGGCGATCGGTTTTATCGGCGTGGCGTTGGTGCTGTCGCCGCGGCTGACCGGCATCGACATCGGCAATATGGCGCTGCTGCCGATCCTGTTGGGTTTTGGCAGTATCGTCGCGTTGACGATTGGCATCATGGTGCAGAAGTCTTCGCTGGCGGCGGCGGATCTGCGGGCCGCCGGCGCTATCCAGCATCTTGGCGCGGCGTTGGTTACCGGCGCGTTGGCGGCGGTGATGGGCTCGGGACAGTGGGATAATTCGCCCACGCTGTGGTTCTCGCTGCTGTGGTCGGCCGGGGTGCTTTCGCTGGGCGGCACCGCGTTGTTTATCTGGATGGTGCGTCATGGCGATCTGACGCGGATTACCGCGCTGATGCTGTTGGTGCCGCCGGCCGCCGCGCTGCAGGCCTATCTCTTGTTTAGCGAGGCGCTCTCGCCGGTGCAGCTGGCCGGGTTTGTCCTGACGCTGCTCGGGGTGGCCATCGTGCAGAAAATTCGCCTGCTGCGGCGTTCCAGGCTGCGGGCATAG
- a CDS encoding tRNA-binding protein — protein sequence MAEITDFMKLDMRIGAIISVEYNDKALKPAYKLQIDFGEEIGVKNSSAQLCENYKEDELLGRKVISVVNFPAKRVAGFKSEVLVLAAVTRDKGTVLLKPDFDVEIGSKIL from the coding sequence ATGGCCGAAATAACCGATTTTATGAAGCTGGATATGCGCATCGGCGCAATCATCTCTGTGGAATATAACGATAAAGCGTTAAAGCCGGCATATAAGCTGCAGATCGATTTCGGTGAAGAGATCGGCGTAAAAAACAGCTCGGCGCAATTATGTGAAAATTATAAAGAAGATGAACTGCTTGGTCGGAAAGTTATCTCTGTGGTTAATTTCCCCGCCAAACGGGTTGCCGGATTTAAATCCGAGGTATTGGTGCTTGCTGCTGTCACCAGGGATAAAGGAACCGTCTTGCTGAAGCCCGACTTCGACGTTGAGATCGGCAGCAAGATCTTATAA
- the epd gene encoding erythrose-4-phosphate dehydrogenase, whose protein sequence is MTIRIAINGFGRIGRSVLRALYESGRRAEISVVAINELANAEGMAHLLKYDSSHGRFAWDVRQECDTLSVGDDAIRLLHQPAVERLPWGELGVDVVLDCSGVYGSRADGEAHLAAGAKKVLFAHPGGNDLDATVVFGVNHQTLRAEHRIVSNASCTTNCIIPVIKLLDDAYSIESGTVTTIHSAMNDQPVIDAYHPDLRRTRAASQSIIPVDTKLAAGITRIFPQFCDRFEAISVRVPTINVTAIDLSVSVSSAVKVTEVNQLLQKAARGSFRGIVDYTELPLVSIDFNHDPHSAIVDGTQTRVSGQHLIKTLVWCDNEWGFANRMLDTTRAMAASGF, encoded by the coding sequence ATGACCATCCGCATAGCGATAAACGGCTTTGGCCGCATTGGCCGCAGCGTGTTACGCGCACTGTATGAATCGGGACGACGAGCGGAAATTTCCGTGGTGGCGATCAACGAGCTGGCGAACGCCGAGGGGATGGCCCATCTGCTGAAATACGATTCCAGCCACGGCCGCTTCGCCTGGGACGTGCGCCAGGAGTGCGATACGCTGAGCGTCGGGGACGATGCGATCCGTTTGCTGCATCAACCGGCGGTGGAGCGGCTGCCCTGGGGCGAGCTGGGCGTCGACGTGGTGCTGGATTGCAGCGGCGTGTACGGCAGCCGGGCGGATGGCGAGGCCCATCTGGCGGCGGGGGCGAAGAAGGTGCTGTTCGCTCACCCGGGCGGCAACGATCTGGACGCCACCGTGGTGTTTGGCGTCAACCACCAGACGCTGCGGGCGGAACATCGCATCGTGTCCAACGCCTCATGCACCACCAACTGCATTATTCCGGTGATCAAGCTGCTGGACGATGCCTACAGCATCGAATCCGGCACCGTGACCACCATCCACTCCGCCATGAACGATCAGCCGGTGATAGACGCTTATCACCCGGATTTGCGGCGCACCCGCGCGGCGAGCCAGTCGATTATTCCGGTCGACACCAAGCTGGCCGCGGGCATCACCCGCATCTTCCCGCAGTTTTGCGATCGGTTTGAGGCGATTTCCGTGCGCGTGCCGACCATCAACGTGACGGCCATCGATCTCAGCGTCAGCGTGAGCTCGGCGGTGAAGGTGACAGAGGTCAACCAGCTGTTGCAAAAGGCCGCACGGGGATCATTTCGTGGTATAGTTGACTATACGGAACTACCATTAGTCTCGATTGATTTTAACCACGACCCGCACAGCGCTATCGTCGACGGTACACAGACGCGGGTCAGCGGGCAGCACCTGATTAAGACCTTGGTTTGGTGCGACAATGAATGGGGCTTTGCCAACCGGATGTTGGATACAACACGGGCAATGGCCGCCAGCGGTTTCTAG
- a CDS encoding 2OG-Fe dioxygenase family protein, translating to MQQLSLLDAIKKEYQEKRAAFIPGDTMKDILLALGALPEDFAKLAQVSNHLADDPTLPFRKSRNGRFCFNFDDGRIERLEFQPFVLSVEEDFIRHDSGKIRHFRGINDDLQLNTVFQAIMRFKAYIIDGVSVAPRARLNQDINKFVCTVFNLRTLTTPRVLGEPALEGVHSDGVDHTMTTFLGSENMTADSAKTFIHDMQETSGIKYHQANKALILGEIQHKTFLDTLLVVDHERKHSLSPVVAQDKAKDSTRDMLIFFTRKPVEDGHVSFKYDSFNPHAEIPLAIDMLAKAG from the coding sequence ATGCAACAGCTATCCCTGCTTGACGCCATAAAGAAGGAATACCAGGAAAAGCGCGCGGCTTTTATTCCCGGTGATACCATGAAGGACATCTTGTTGGCTCTTGGCGCACTGCCCGAAGACTTTGCCAAACTGGCGCAGGTCAGCAATCATCTGGCGGACGATCCCACGTTGCCCTTCCGCAAATCGAGAAATGGCCGCTTCTGCTTTAACTTTGATGATGGCCGCATAGAACGACTGGAATTCCAGCCTTTTGTGTTGTCGGTGGAGGAAGACTTTATCCGCCATGACTCGGGGAAGATTCGCCACTTCCGCGGCATCAACGATGACCTGCAGTTGAACACGGTATTTCAGGCGATAATGCGCTTCAAAGCCTACATCATCGACGGCGTCAGCGTGGCCCCGCGCGCCAGGCTGAATCAGGACATCAATAAGTTTGTCTGCACCGTTTTCAATCTGCGCACCCTCACGACGCCACGCGTGCTCGGTGAGCCGGCTCTGGAAGGCGTACACAGCGACGGGGTCGACCACACCATGACCACCTTCCTGGGCAGCGAGAACATGACCGCTGACAGCGCCAAAACCTTCATCCACGACATGCAGGAAACCAGCGGGATCAAATATCATCAGGCCAACAAGGCGCTGATCCTCGGTGAAATACAGCACAAGACGTTTCTCGATACTCTGCTGGTGGTCGACCATGAAAGGAAGCACAGCCTGTCGCCGGTGGTCGCTCAGGATAAAGCCAAAGACTCGACCCGAGACATGCTGATTTTCTTCACCCGAAAACCGGTTGAAGATGGCCATGTTTCTTTTAAATATGACTCCTTCAACCCACACGCCGAAATACCGCTTGCTATAGACATGCTGGCCAAAGCCGGCTGA